A single genomic interval of Psychroserpens sp. NJDZ02 harbors:
- a CDS encoding TonB-dependent receptor, translating into MEVSKLLKTIIALVFITTTYAQQTTSTISGKVVTSDDNPAAFINVIVHAINKGAITDIDGHYTIKNIPHGNYTLDFSLIGMQKQSIEIEVNASEITIEDIQLDENQEQLDEVIIVAERLNQFAHKASEYVSRVPLKNINNPQSYSVVTNALLKEQITTDLPSAFKSITGGGYVQTNDGNVSVYLRGFRSDVHIRNGGIAWVKAPIDPQNIERIELIKGPAALFYGSNVNNIANFGGIVNKVTKQAYNGKKLDLGYITGRWDQNRATVDYNTVLNKDKTAFFRLNGAYNSEGSFQDQGIIKEFMLAPSLTFELSNKVTVMANLEYNQGKRNLSFARGVAGTLISDNVNSWNDLSWDYDTNYGTNEMAGYFSSLVSQIKIDYDLTDTWTSKTTFTKASTFTDANYLRAVMLDETTVGRYYLQLDPRETQSTHIQQDFLNVIEGDNIDNKFVSGISYFNNLDDTQRTGVWNAIDPVDTTNPVITGLTNDQFEANLADQTKNKTITKFQTLGFYAFDAITINKQLTFTGGLRFDRFMAHNTIANGTEGSNGYNQNGISTKLGLAYNPFDDKASVFANYMDGLSNNAPSDNGNGDIVTWDPERAKQFEIGTKLNFFDGKLLSTISYYNINIDNDIIIDENGISSQTGETLSKGFEIDLIANPLPGLNIVAGYTKNNATLEKVNFGNESVIGHSLSYTPETVWNFWLSYQALKGKTKGLGFGLGANHMSEIYNSTANNFGSDAYTTVDATVFYKKDKYKVSLKVDNLFDQEYYNGYGIPQKPFNFKVGLFYSVF; encoded by the coding sequence ATGGAAGTATCAAAACTCCTCAAAACAATCATAGCGTTGGTTTTTATAACCACAACATACGCCCAACAAACCACAAGTACTATTAGCGGAAAAGTCGTGACATCAGATGATAATCCCGCAGCTTTTATAAACGTAATCGTTCACGCTATAAATAAAGGGGCCATTACAGATATTGATGGACATTACACTATTAAAAATATTCCTCACGGAAATTACACTTTAGACTTCTCGTTAATAGGAATGCAAAAACAATCCATCGAAATAGAAGTAAATGCTTCCGAAATCACAATAGAAGATATTCAATTAGATGAAAACCAAGAACAACTGGATGAGGTTATTATAGTTGCCGAGCGTCTAAATCAATTTGCACATAAAGCATCTGAATATGTATCCAGAGTCCCACTAAAAAACATCAATAATCCACAATCCTACTCAGTAGTAACCAATGCTTTATTAAAAGAACAAATTACAACTGACTTACCATCCGCTTTTAAAAGTATCACAGGAGGTGGATATGTACAAACTAACGATGGTAATGTAAGTGTTTATTTAAGAGGGTTTAGGTCAGATGTACATATTAGAAATGGAGGAATCGCTTGGGTTAAAGCACCTATTGACCCACAAAACATAGAACGTATAGAGCTTATCAAAGGACCAGCAGCCTTATTTTATGGATCTAATGTTAACAACATTGCAAACTTTGGAGGTATTGTAAACAAAGTCACTAAACAAGCGTATAATGGCAAAAAATTAGACCTAGGGTATATCACAGGAAGATGGGATCAAAACAGAGCGACTGTTGACTATAACACGGTTTTAAATAAAGACAAAACTGCTTTTTTTAGATTAAACGGGGCTTACAATAGCGAGGGTAGTTTTCAAGATCAAGGTATTATCAAAGAATTTATGTTGGCGCCTTCTTTAACCTTTGAACTATCTAATAAGGTCACAGTAATGGCAAACTTGGAATATAACCAAGGGAAACGAAATTTAAGTTTTGCAAGAGGTGTTGCAGGAACTCTTATTTCTGACAACGTAAACTCATGGAATGATTTGAGTTGGGATTATGATACTAATTATGGGACTAACGAAATGGCTGGGTATTTCTCTTCCCTAGTCAGTCAAATAAAAATAGATTATGACTTAACTGATACTTGGACTTCAAAAACAACATTTACAAAAGCGAGTACTTTTACTGATGCTAATTACCTTAGAGCCGTTATGCTAGATGAAACAACCGTTGGTAGATATTACCTGCAGTTAGATCCTAGAGAAACACAAAGTACACATATCCAACAAGATTTTTTAAATGTTATTGAAGGAGATAACATAGACAATAAATTTGTATCTGGAATTAGTTATTTTAATAATTTAGATGACACGCAACGTACTGGTGTTTGGAATGCTATAGACCCAGTTGACACAACAAACCCAGTAATCACTGGACTTACAAACGATCAATTTGAAGCCAATTTAGCAGATCAAACAAAAAACAAAACCATTACTAAGTTTCAAACTTTAGGTTTTTATGCTTTTGATGCGATAACTATAAATAAACAATTAACCTTTACTGGAGGTTTACGTTTTGATCGTTTTATGGCTCATAACACCATCGCAAATGGTACAGAGGGTTCTAATGGTTACAACCAAAATGGAATAAGTACAAAGCTTGGCTTAGCCTATAACCCGTTTGATGATAAAGCCTCAGTATTTGCTAATTACATGGATGGATTAAGCAATAATGCACCATCTGATAATGGTAATGGAGATATTGTAACTTGGGACCCTGAACGTGCTAAACAATTTGAAATCGGTACAAAATTAAACTTTTTTGATGGTAAATTATTAAGTACCATAAGTTACTACAACATTAACATTGACAATGATATAATTATTGATGAAAATGGTATTAGTTCTCAAACAGGCGAAACCCTTAGTAAAGGTTTTGAAATTGACCTTATTGCTAATCCTTTACCAGGATTAAATATTGTAGCTGGATACACTAAAAATAATGCCACTCTAGAAAAAGTAAACTTTGGAAATGAATCGGTTATAGGTCATAGTTTAAGTTATACCCCCGAAACCGTATGGAACTTCTGGTTGAGCTATCAAGCTTTAAAAGGAAAAACCAAAGGTTTAGGTTTCGGTTTAGGAGCTAACCACATGAGCGAAATCTATAATAGCACAGCCAATAATTTTGGATCCGATGCTTATACAACTGTAGATGCTACTGTATTTTACAAAAAAGACAAATATAAAGTAAGCTTAAAAGTAGACAATCTTTTTGATCAAGAATACTACAATGGTTACGGAATCCCTCAAAAACCCTTTAACTTTAAAGTCGGTTTATTTTATAGTGTCTTTTAG
- a CDS encoding carboxypeptidase-like regulatory domain-containing protein has protein sequence MKKLKFILPLLAMLFSFSCEKDNNIPLNQQQVDGLTSNPFLDNFGSSITARFIGTVVNEDHTPISGVTITIGSSMAITDANGVFSVEEAIVYEKFAYVKATKNGFIEGSRTLVPTDGVNQVAIMLLDIDPIATVASGQALTFDLPGGVSVDLPADFETEYGYAYQGDVSVVIKHLNPDNESMSLQMPGALIAENASGDLRVLETYGMIAVELVGENGEDLTMADETFATISIPVPTNATSLPATIPLWYFDEVYGYWKEEGFANLEGNKYVGEVSHFSFWNCDAPFASLEFCVTLQDENGNPLSNNYVQLQRTVTSWNSYSGGYTDQNGLVCGLIPADEALTLTVQDYGCVTNDYIETIGSYSEDTNMTIIIPETTALTTNLLGVFNDCNGDAATNGYVQLFYNNVSSIIPITDGQLDLIIDYCTTDTSFSAQFFDVTNGQSTDAVTGNFTTVTTDLGTQLSCTDLSDSDADGVLDLNEDLNGNNDLEDDDTDQDGIPDYLDTDDDGDGIETIDEDYDNDGNPMNEDSDGDQIPDYLDAQDVIVFNSEIYATNCDASNAQYDLTETYGVIYPNTDFSYFETQADAEASINAIINTSIYTNSSLLEVLFVVTTNTITNQSAIGQLDLLGLEFIDSDQDGIADCDEISGLDNGFGTCSPNGNITDPNNADSDGDGVDDCAESNSGTDPNDPLDF, from the coding sequence ATGAAAAAACTAAAGTTTATACTCCCATTATTAGCGATGTTATTTTCTTTTTCTTGTGAGAAAGACAATAATATCCCATTAAATCAACAACAAGTGGATGGTTTAACAAGCAATCCGTTTCTAGATAATTTTGGAAGCAGCATAACAGCCCGTTTTATTGGTACGGTAGTTAACGAAGACCATACTCCAATTTCTGGAGTAACTATAACTATTGGATCCTCTATGGCGATTACAGATGCTAATGGTGTGTTTTCTGTAGAAGAAGCCATTGTTTATGAAAAATTCGCTTATGTAAAAGCAACTAAAAATGGTTTTATAGAAGGGTCTAGAACGTTGGTGCCAACAGATGGTGTAAATCAAGTGGCTATTATGCTATTAGATATAGACCCTATTGCAACGGTTGCTTCAGGACAAGCATTGACTTTTGATTTGCCTGGAGGGGTATCGGTTGATTTGCCAGCAGATTTTGAAACTGAATATGGTTATGCCTATCAAGGTGATGTGTCCGTAGTTATAAAACATTTAAACCCGGATAACGAAAGCATGAGTTTACAAATGCCTGGCGCATTGATTGCAGAAAATGCAAGTGGCGATTTACGTGTTTTGGAAACTTATGGTATGATTGCGGTAGAGTTGGTTGGCGAAAATGGCGAAGATTTAACTATGGCAGATGAGACCTTTGCTACCATTAGTATTCCAGTACCGACAAATGCGACTAGCTTACCAGCAACAATACCCTTATGGTACTTTGATGAGGTTTATGGGTATTGGAAAGAAGAAGGTTTTGCAAATTTAGAAGGAAATAAATATGTTGGCGAGGTTTCTCATTTTAGTTTTTGGAATTGTGATGCGCCTTTTGCTTCATTAGAGTTTTGTGTGACTTTACAAGATGAGAATGGTAATCCTTTGTCTAATAATTATGTGCAATTACAAAGAACAGTGACTAGTTGGAATTCGTATTCTGGAGGGTATACAGATCAAAATGGTTTAGTTTGTGGTTTAATTCCTGCGGACGAAGCTTTAACGCTAACAGTTCAAGATTATGGTTGCGTTACAAATGACTATATCGAAACTATTGGATCATATTCTGAAGATACAAATATGACTATTATAATACCAGAGACCACTGCATTGACAACTAATTTACTTGGTGTATTTAACGATTGTAATGGTGATGCAGCAACAAATGGATATGTACAATTGTTTTATAACAATGTGTCCTCTATAATTCCAATAACAGACGGACAGTTGGATTTGATAATCGATTACTGCACTACGGATACTAGTTTTTCTGCTCAGTTTTTTGATGTAACAAATGGTCAAAGTACGGATGCAGTAACGGGTAATTTTACTACTGTAACAACAGATTTAGGAACACAGTTGTCTTGTACAGATTTATCAGATAGTGATGCTGATGGGGTTTTAGATTTAAATGAAGATCTTAACGGAAATAACGACCTTGAAGATGATGATACAGATCAAGATGGAATACCTGATTATTTAGATACTGATGATGATGGAGATGGTATAGAGACCATAGATGAAGATTATGATAATGATGGAAACCCAATGAATGAGGATAGTGATGGCGATCAGATACCAGATTATTTAGATGCTCAGGATGTTATTGTTTTTAATTCGGAAATTTATGCGACTAATTGCGATGCTAGTAATGCACAATATGATTTGACAGAAACATATGGTGTGATATATCCAAATACAGATTTTAGCTATTTTGAAACACAAGCTGATGCAGAAGCGTCTATTAATGCAATAATCAACACTAGTATTTATACTAATTCTAGCCTATTAGAAGTGCTGTTTGTGGTAACAACAAATACTATTACTAATCAATCGGCAATAGGGCAGTTGGATTTATTGGGATTAGAGTTTATTGATAGTGATCAAGATGGTATTGCAGATTGCGATGAGATTTCTGGTTTAGATAATGGTTTTGGAACGTGTAGTCCTAATGGCAATATTACAGATCCTAATAATGCGGATAGTGATGGTGATGGGGTTGATGATTGTGCCGAATCAAATTCAGGTACTGATCCAAATGATCCTTTAGATTTTTAA
- a CDS encoding NAD(P)-dependent oxidoreductase, producing the protein MKFAIIKERKNPPDRRVVFSPKDLKQLKTNFPEAELVVESSDIRVFNDANYQGLGVQVSDNVSDADVMFGVKEVPIDALIPNKKYFFFSHTIKKQPYNRTLLKAILDKNIEMYDHETIVKQSGARLIGFGRYAGLVGAYNGFRALGLRDNLFALPKVEHLKDLEAVKSELDKITVPNIKILLSGTGKVAKGAKEILDHLKIKEVSDALYLTSEFTEPVYCMVDVMEYSKRKDGKVGDKWAFYKDATDYESNFMPYAKQTDFFIAGHFFGDGAPYLFTREDAKDPEFRITMVADISCDIDGPVATTIRPSTIADPFYGYNPKTEQEVAFDDKEAITVMAVDNLPCELPKDASEGFGDMFLKHVIPAFFNGDADGVLKRAKITENGKLTKRFSYLQDYVDGKE; encoded by the coding sequence ATGAAATTCGCAATTATAAAAGAACGTAAAAATCCACCAGATAGACGTGTGGTTTTTTCTCCAAAAGACTTGAAGCAATTAAAAACTAATTTCCCGGAAGCGGAGTTGGTTGTTGAGTCTTCAGATATCCGAGTATTTAATGATGCCAATTACCAAGGGTTAGGGGTTCAAGTGTCTGACAATGTTTCTGATGCGGATGTTATGTTTGGTGTTAAAGAAGTGCCTATTGATGCTCTGATACCTAATAAAAAATACTTTTTCTTTAGTCATACTATAAAAAAACAACCTTATAATAGAACCCTTTTAAAGGCTATTTTGGATAAAAATATAGAAATGTATGACCATGAAACTATTGTAAAACAAAGTGGAGCAAGGTTAATTGGTTTTGGGCGTTATGCTGGATTAGTTGGTGCTTACAATGGTTTCAGGGCTTTAGGTTTGCGTGACAATTTATTTGCGTTGCCTAAAGTAGAACATTTAAAAGATTTAGAGGCTGTAAAAAGTGAGTTGGATAAAATCACGGTGCCTAATATTAAGATCTTATTATCAGGAACAGGAAAAGTCGCAAAAGGGGCTAAAGAAATTTTGGACCACTTGAAAATAAAAGAAGTCAGTGATGCGTTATATTTAACGTCAGAGTTTACGGAGCCTGTGTACTGTATGGTTGACGTTATGGAGTATTCTAAACGTAAAGATGGTAAAGTCGGCGATAAATGGGCCTTTTATAAAGATGCAACAGATTACGAAAGTAACTTCATGCCGTATGCTAAACAAACAGATTTTTTTATAGCTGGTCACTTTTTTGGAGATGGAGCACCTTACCTATTTACAAGGGAAGATGCTAAAGATCCTGAATTTAGAATAACCATGGTAGCGGATATATCGTGTGATATTGATGGACCAGTGGCTACAACTATTAGACCATCAACTATTGCAGATCCTTTTTATGGATATAATCCTAAAACAGAACAAGAGGTGGCATTTGATGATAAAGAGGCTATTACTGTTATGGCTGTTGATAATTTACCATGCGAGTTGCCAAAGGATGCTAGTGAAGGTTTTGGAGATATGTTTTTAAAACATGTCATTCCTGCGTTTTTTAATGGTGATGCGGATGGTGTTTTAAAACGCGCTAAGATTACCGAAAACGGTAAGTTGACTAAACGCTTTAGCTATTTACAGGACTATGTAGACGGAAAAGAATAA
- a CDS encoding helix-turn-helix domain-containing protein translates to MKTILKSSIFENNVLIKTFEKDFKTSNFSEKTVAIDYTSVKGTLTEISVSGLRVLIRDVETEDYNVEVHHNFPFFKLQFEIEGFSHYNPLDQDCPEVYIPNNHYNLFYLPKVHGTLSYKKGHRKTLEILFTENYLKAIIGKNFKQILHRFGAAILSETAFFMWQKSQPITTDLQNHIDEIRFCKYPKDLKKPYLEAKIKELLILLLAQTNEDSNNKAPYNISETDYNAILKVEHYIKTHLKASLTIAELAVIAGMNTTKLKQSFKLIFSTTIFKYISCLRMEEAKQLILEEKFTIAEAAYHVGYKHPQHFTVAFKKIYGYVPSHLICDRKVF, encoded by the coding sequence ATGAAAACTATTTTAAAAAGTTCTATATTCGAAAATAACGTGTTGATTAAGACTTTTGAAAAAGATTTTAAGACTTCCAATTTTAGTGAGAAAACAGTGGCTATTGATTACACTTCGGTAAAAGGGACACTAACGGAAATATCCGTTAGTGGTCTACGAGTATTAATAAGAGATGTTGAAACTGAAGATTATAATGTGGAGGTACATCATAATTTTCCGTTTTTTAAATTACAATTTGAGATTGAAGGTTTTAGTCATTATAACCCCTTAGATCAGGATTGTCCAGAGGTTTATATACCTAATAATCATTACAATTTATTCTACTTGCCAAAAGTACATGGTACTTTAAGTTATAAGAAAGGACATAGAAAAACTTTAGAAATCTTATTTACCGAAAATTATTTGAAAGCTATTATTGGCAAAAACTTTAAACAAATATTGCATCGGTTTGGTGCTGCTATTTTAAGTGAAACCGCCTTTTTTATGTGGCAGAAAAGTCAACCTATAACCACTGATTTACAAAATCATATTGATGAAATTAGATTTTGTAAGTATCCTAAAGATTTAAAAAAGCCCTATTTAGAAGCTAAAATAAAAGAGTTGCTGATTTTATTATTAGCACAAACCAATGAAGATAGTAATAATAAGGCACCATATAATATATCAGAAACCGATTATAATGCCATATTGAAAGTAGAACATTATATTAAAACTCATTTAAAAGCGTCCTTAACCATTGCTGAATTAGCTGTTATTGCTGGTATGAATACGACTAAATTGAAGCAAAGTTTTAAGCTCATATTTTCTACTACCATTTTTAAATATATATCCTGTTTAAGAATGGAAGAAGCTAAACAGCTTATTTTAGAAGAGAAATTTACTATAGCTGAAGCAGCCTATCATGTAGGATATAAGCACCCTCAACATTTTACAGTGGCGTTTAAGAAAATTTATGGTTATGTGCCTAGTCACTTAATTTGTGATAGAAAGGTATTTTAA
- a CDS encoding DUF1361 domain-containing protein, whose amino-acid sequence MKTIKQFIATETKTLSVLTLLSAFSVLLLLFRIKLTQSHYFLFLVWNLFLAGVPYLISSYLATLKQINTISLIILSGIWLLFLPNAPYIITDLFHLRYSSTDLIWLDTLIIVVFAITGLFLFFKSVLTMESIFKTYVEKRMVSLSLPLLFILVGFGVYLGRFLRFNSWEIINKPYSIIETIFNIVMQPKSHTSAWLFTLCFGLFLGVFYYVFKLLHETKKAS is encoded by the coding sequence ATGAAAACCATTAAACAGTTCATCGCCACTGAAACAAAAACCCTTTCAGTACTAACACTATTATCTGCCTTTAGTGTACTATTGCTCCTATTCAGAATAAAACTAACACAATCCCACTACTTTTTATTTTTAGTATGGAATCTTTTTCTGGCAGGAGTACCTTATTTAATCAGCAGTTATTTAGCGACTTTAAAGCAAATCAATACCATATCACTTATAATCCTTAGCGGAATATGGTTACTCTTTTTACCAAACGCCCCGTACATAATTACGGATTTATTTCATCTACGTTATAGTAGTACTGATCTTATTTGGTTAGATACGTTAATCATTGTTGTTTTTGCTATCACAGGATTATTTCTGTTTTTCAAATCCGTATTAACTATGGAGTCTATTTTTAAGACTTACGTCGAAAAGCGTATGGTCTCATTAAGTTTACCACTACTATTTATATTAGTCGGTTTTGGAGTATACTTAGGTCGGTTTTTAAGATTCAATTCTTGGGAAATCATCAATAAACCCTATTCTATAATTGAAACTATTTTCAACATAGTAATGCAACCCAAATCACATACTTCTGCTTGGTTGTTTACACTATGCTTTGGCTTATTTTTAGGTGTATTTTATTATGTATTTAAACTACTTCATGAAACAAAAAAAGCGTCCTAA